The window GTCGAGGTCCTTCCCTCTCTTCCACGCCCTCTTCACCCCTAAGCCCCTCTCCCTGCCCACCAAGAGGACCTCTCCCTTCTGCGCCTCCTCCAGAATCCCCGCCGAGACCCTCACCTCGAAGCGGACCGTCTCACCCGTCCCTGACAACCTCGTCTGGGTCTCCCGGACCGGATTCTGCGGGGAGCTGTCTGCCCATGATGTCGGGAAGCGGGTTAGGCTCTGTGGGTGGGTTGCCCTTCATCGGGTCCACGGCGGTCTCACATTCCTTAACCTCAGAGACCACACTGGCATTGTTCAGGTAtctcttttccctttcttctttctgTTCTTTCAGCTAACGAAATTCTCTAGCTCGTGATGGATAAAGGAGTGGTTTTGATGGTATAATTCGATGAAGCGTTGTTGGGCAATATTGCTTGTTGCGCTGTAATGAATAGCACGTTAGAGTTATTAGATTGTGAGAGGACTCGGAGCTTCTGATTCGGTGAAGATTTGATTTTGAAGCAAAGTTTTGTTCTTTAAAGCTTAAAAGGTTATCAGCATAGTGTCTCCAGGTATGATGAGCTGCAATATAACATTTCATAGATTCGTTTCATCTTGTAGTTCCAATAAGCCACTATATGTAGTGTATGGGACCTTTTTGCGATAACATCGAGGTCTACGATTCAATACTCTTGTGAGCACATAGAGCCTGAAAATGGGAAGACGGATTCTTCTGTATGGGCCGGAATGGCATGCATTGATCTAGATTGAATGCCTTTCTGTTGCTGCATTTGCTATATCTTTGGTGGTAACTTGCTGTCTTCTGGTTGGTAATGCTAATTTTTGTGCTTACACTTTGCATGTGAAGATTACAACTCTCCCTGATGAGTATCCTGAGGCTCATTCCGCCATCAACGAGCTGAGGCTTGAATATGTGGTCTCTGTGGAAGGTACTGTCAGGCAGCGTCCGAATGAATCCatcaataagaaaatgaaaacaggGACAATTGAGGTATGTGTACCAGTTAACATGCACTCTGCTTTGATTATTTGGCTCTGAACTTGAAATTCTGATTTGTAGTCTTCTATTTGGGTGGAGAGATGTGGAGGAAAGTAAAGTGCGtgcattttatcaattctctAAAGTGGATTAATTTGGATGAAGGGGAATATTGTACATGATCGACTAAAGTAATAATTGCATAATCTTATGCAGCCACTGTGCATTTGGATGTTCTGCAAGATGTGTTCTTATTGTCCTACCATATAATTAAGATAGTTCTCCTGTGGTCTGTCTTCTTCACTAGTTCATCTATAAATGGATGAGCATTCTCCTCTTTCACGTCTCTAGCATTTTCTTgtcttttcctcttctttaCTCATCTCTTTCATTTCCTctttcttaataaaaattacacaAATCAGGTGAAGTCACATTATTGTTCCGTCCTTGGTTTTTTATGATTATCCGTCTTTACACTTGAAATTGGAGGGATCGTGAGATAAAGAGATGGAGATCTTACAATATGTCATGTGGTAGAAGAAGGCTGTCTTTAGAGCTTGGTGGTTATATCTCCTTCTCATGTCACAtggattattttatttctaggTCGCTGCAGAGCATGTTCAAATATTAAATGCTGTGAGGTGTAAGCTGCCCTTTCTGGTCACTAGCAGCGATGATGCAAAAGATTCCATCAAAGAAGAGATCCGCTTAAGGTAGTCGTAATCAGTTTTTCTTTCTCGTTAAcagttccttttctttttttggttgggggggggggggggggggggggggggggagggattttcttattttgtaTGTGTGTTCGGCTTGTTTGATAACACTTGGTACTAAATAAAAGTTGGGTAGGAAGATGGGTGGAGTGGTGGGGCTTGGGGTGGTGTATTGGAAGATATACAAATGTCATCTTATATGAGGATTTTGACTAAATGAATCAGtataaattgttttcagaTATCGGTGCCTTGATTTACGCCGTCACCAGATGCATTTCAACATTATGTTACGGCACAGGGTGGTGAAACTCATACGGAGATATCTAGAAGACTTGCACGGTTTTGTGGAGGTAAAACTATGCCGCGAGATAGCCATGATTGCTTTGGtttttatattaaatcaaTTACCTGATGGACTTGTATAAAAATAGTGGCCTGTAATATCTGTCCTTAATTGCAGTCTTTTTTGATCTTATGGTGGTTGTAAGGTAGATTGAGACTCCAATACTCTCAAGGTCGACCCCAGAAGGTGCTCGAGATTATCTAGTACCGTCAAGAGTTCAGGTGTCTGTACGACCATTTATTTACTGTCCTTGTATTTATGCTTAAATCCAACTGCATCAATttcttagaaaaaataaattgaaactACAAATATGTGTGACAAACTCTAGCATCAGCGTGAACTCTAATCTGTATTTAGTTACTCTTCCTTTCTGTTAGTTGTTTAGGGTGAAACTAAAATAAGAGAAAGTAACAACGTTCTGCTCCAAAATTCTTTTACTTACCAATGTGATACATTCTAGTGTTTGCTTTGAAGGCAGGAACATTCTATGCTTTACCTCAGAGTCCACAACTATTTAAACAAATGCTGATGGTTTCCGGTTTTGACAGATATTATCAAATAGCGAAGTAGGTTCTCatctatttctctctctcttttttttcccccctttgaTTACTCTGTTATTATTACTGTTTATTGCCTTTCCTTTCACTTGATGTTTGTTTCTTCGCAAAACCTATACAGTCTTATAGTTCTCTTTATTTGTTTCAGGTGCTTTCGGGATGAAGATTTACGAGCTGATAGGCAGCCAGAGTTCACGCAGCTTGATATGGAGATGGCCTTCACTCCTTTGGAGGACATGCTTAAGCTTAACGAAGACCTTATCAGAAAGGTAAGCTTTACACAATTGTTAGTTAAAACGGTGATGATGTGTGGTTCGTTGTTTATCATGTGCTTCCATGATATGAGACCATTGCATTAATCTGCAAAAGTTGGCTCTAATGATGGGAAATTATAATTGTTTGTCGTAGGTTTTCCTCGAGGTCAAGGGTGTTGAGCTACCAGACCCTTTCCCAAGGCTGACATATGCTGATGCTATGGATCGATATGGATCGGACAGGCCAGATACTAGATTTGGTCTTGAATTGAGAGATGTAATAGATTTCCCCTTGTGCCTTCTTGAAAATTACACGTTTTTGGATTGCAGAATCTCGAAATATCTTAGACATGAAGGAAAAATCTTAAGCTTGTAGTTGACCATGGTTTTTACAACCAGACTTAACTGGATCCAATTAGGTTAAGTTAAAATAATCTGAGATGGTCTTttatttgaataataatttGTCTGGGTTTTCAGGTATCtgatatttttttggacaCTACCTTCAAAGTGTTCTCGGAAGCCTTGGAAAGTGGCGGAATCATCAAGGCAATCTGTGTTCCATCTGGAGCTAAAATCTATTCAAACACTGCTCTCAAGAAAGGGGAAGTTTACGGTGAAGCCATAAAATCAGGAGCGAAGGGCTTGCCATTCTTGAAGGTTCTCTATGATGGTAGAAACGAGCCTTGTTCTCTGGTTTTGTTTCACTTTCGCATCAGATGTCAGAGGATCATTGTGATCTTGTCATGTCATTGCTGATTTCTTTTCTCCTATTAAATTCTTTTGCAGGCATTGAAGGTGTTCCTGCACTTGCGTCAAGTTTGAATCCTGCTGATATAATGAAACTGCTGGAACGATGCTCGGCATCATCTGGTGACCTCATTTTGTTTGCTGTGGGCCCCCACATGTCAGTGAATCGGACACTAGACCGACTACGACTATTTGTTGCCCATCAGCTGAATTTGATAGACCATGTAAGTCCAGGTCTCTTTTTTCTTGATCTGAGGAAAATAATATAACTGGAGTTATTCTTTCTAATGGGATTTCCTTTTTCCTGTTAATTTAGTCCAGGCATTCGATACTTTGGGTGACTGACTTCCCTATGTTCCAGTGGAATGACTTGGAGGAGAGACTCGAGGTCCGTTCTAACATCTATTTtagttcattttctttttctctttttgtcaACTTAGTGAGCCAACCTTGGGCGAATGAACTCCCCACAACCCATTGATCTAAGTTGATGCCTCTTTACGAAGCTCATTTAGGCGGTTGTAGGCGCTATATGAGGGGTCGGAGAGTTGAGTCTACATTACTTAGAagggaaaaaagtaaaaaagaccCAGTTGTTGAGACTAAAAGAGAATGCAGCTTGATTGCTCTGTAAAAAACCGACCAAAGTGGGAGGCAGTAGTTCACTATAATCTACGGGGTTGGCCTGAAGTACCTTGCTGATAATTTAGGtgtaatcttttatttttggtaCTCTATTGCAGGCCTTGCACCACCCTTTTACTGCACCAAATCCCGAGGACATGGAGGACCTCTCCTCTGCACGAGCATTAGCCTATGACATGGTCTACAATGGAGTTGAGGTACGAACTTTTCCCTGCTCATTTTATGAAAATCGCAGGATCCCCACATTATAATGTAACTGAACCGCCTGTGTCCTTTATGCTAATATTGGTGTTTCTTAGATCGGTGGTGGCAGTTTGAGAATCTACAAGCGCGAGATCCAGCAGAAGGTTTTGGAAACTGTTGGGATCTCATGGGAGCAGGTGAGCAAATCCTTAATGCAGTTTTGCTCTTGGGCTACGTTCGGTATGAGAGTAGAATATTCAGAACAGAATCTTGTATGCGGACAACACTATTTTGTATGGCGGTTCCATTCCATGCCTTGCTTAGAATATTCAGAACAGAATCTTGTATGGGGATAACACTATTTTTTGTGGCGGTTCCATTCCATACCTTGCTTAGAAATTATTTCCATGCCTTCATTATACGGTAATTAAATATGTATAATTTAAATTGCATGGGTCTTCATGTTTATAGGCTGAAGCGAAGTTCGGGTACCTTCTCGAGGCACTGGACATGGGTGCACCACCACATGGTATTGTTCCCTTCTTAGTATGTTCGAGTGAGAGGCACTGATGAATCTCCCAATTGTTAcacctaatatatatatatatatatatatatatggttagTGTTGGAGCATGGCTTCAGAAAACGTGTTTCTGAGAAACAGAAGATTTCCATCCTTACTGGGTCTCATGAAAATGTTATCTTTGGCTAAAAAGATACTCGGGTCGGTATCTGTGCAGGTGGGATTGCCTATGGGCTAGACAGATTAGTAATGCTTTTAGCGGGCGCAAACTCGATCCGGGATGTGATTGCCTTCCCGAAGACTACGACGGCTCAGTGTGCCCTAACACGGGCACCTTCAGAGGTCGACCCTCAACAGCTTAGGGATCTTTCTCTTCAAACCATATAAAATTTCCAAAGAACATAGACATGCCAAAGAAGTTTTGCCTTGATTTTATCTGAGCCGAGAAG of the Punica granatum isolate Tunisia-2019 chromosome 6, ASM765513v2, whole genome shotgun sequence genome contains:
- the LOC116211975 gene encoding aspartate--tRNA ligase, chloroplastic/mitochondrial, encoding MSLLLRAFPLLSLRSRSFPLFHALFTPKPLSLPTKRTSPFCASSRIPAETLTSKRTVSPVPDNLVWVSRTGFCGELSAHDVGKRVRLCGWVALHRVHGGLTFLNLRDHTGIVQITTLPDEYPEAHSAINELRLEYVVSVEGTVRQRPNESINKKMKTGTIEVAAEHVQILNAVRCKLPFLVTSSDDAKDSIKEEIRLRYRCLDLRRHQMHFNIMLRHRVVKLIRRYLEDLHGFVEIETPILSRSTPEGARDYLVPSRVQAGTFYALPQSPQLFKQMLMVSGFDRYYQIAKCFRDEDLRADRQPEFTQLDMEMAFTPLEDMLKLNEDLIRKVFLEVKGVELPDPFPRLTYADAMDRYGSDRPDTRFGLELRDVSDIFLDTTFKVFSEALESGGIIKAICVPSGAKIYSNTALKKGEVYGEAIKSGAKGLPFLKVLYDGIEGVPALASSLNPADIMKLLERCSASSGDLILFAVGPHMSVNRTLDRLRLFVAHQLNLIDHSRHSILWVTDFPMFQWNDLEERLEALHHPFTAPNPEDMEDLSSARALAYDMVYNGVEIGGGSLRIYKREIQQKVLETVGISWEQAEAKFGYLLEALDMGAPPHGGIAYGLDRLVMLLAGANSIRDVIAFPKTTTAQCALTRAPSEVDPQQLRDLSLQTI